A window from Azoarcus sp. DD4 encodes these proteins:
- a CDS encoding NosR/NirI family protein, with protein MNMPNAFRALIVLIVFLLAAPLVRADAYEAKLPAELNTAPRLCDYAPCTEVLPGASTFSERKGRPFYVEGYAEEAGKRRLVGYVMLSTDITDIPAYSGKPVVTLIGMDAAGRFTGSRILKHSEPILLLGIPESALVRFNQQYLGKFVGDNIEIGHSRPEEDIIGLDAISGATVTVIAQNQVMMTSGAAVARQVGILERTVRPPARYRETGARPDWAALVKEGSVQRLTVKPEQVGLPRGDEPFIELWFGHLNQPDVGRALLGDTSWNNLMAQLKPNEQAIFVIRSAGKESFKGSGFVRGGLYDRVQVRQGQDAFTFRDLDYLNLYGLAAPGAPAFNESAIFIIRSDAFSAAYPWKFIFLGNRVDRETGARSFANFDSEYWLPAHYLEGGRPEVKKPAPPWLRVWQTRTVEIAAFAALLLAVGVVYAQRDRLTRAATRTNKWPVNAFKYTGWVISIGFVGFHLMAQPSITQVLTWFHALLFQWQWELFLTDPFIFLFWIFIIVTVFLWGRGLFCGWLCPFGSLSELLYKIGGAAGLKRWQFKLPKRWHNRLKWVKYGVFAGLLAVSVFSMGLAEMLAEVEPFKTTFLVGIFNRSWPYTLFAAGLLGLSIFTERPFCKYLCPLGASLAMPTTFRWFGLKRKQECTSCKACAVGCGSQAIDDDGRIDQRECLHCLDCMVLYTDDHACPPLVQERKRRSKAGLAITPIGADGYYIPIKPVPAAKAAD; from the coding sequence ATGAACATGCCGAACGCCTTCAGAGCGCTGATCGTCCTTATTGTCTTCCTGCTCGCCGCGCCGCTGGTGCGTGCCGATGCCTACGAGGCCAAGCTGCCCGCCGAGCTCAACACCGCACCCAGGCTGTGCGATTACGCGCCCTGCACCGAGGTGCTGCCGGGTGCAAGCACGTTCTCCGAGCGCAAGGGCCGGCCTTTCTACGTCGAGGGCTACGCGGAGGAAGCCGGCAAGCGCCGCCTCGTCGGCTACGTGATGCTCTCGACCGACATCACCGACATCCCTGCCTATTCCGGCAAGCCGGTGGTGACGCTGATCGGCATGGACGCCGCCGGCCGCTTCACCGGCAGCCGCATCCTCAAGCACTCCGAGCCCATCCTGCTGCTAGGCATCCCGGAATCCGCGCTGGTGCGCTTCAACCAGCAGTACCTCGGCAAGTTCGTCGGCGACAACATCGAGATCGGTCATTCGCGGCCGGAAGAGGACATCATCGGGCTGGACGCGATCTCCGGCGCCACCGTCACCGTGATCGCGCAGAACCAGGTGATGATGACCTCCGGCGCGGCGGTGGCGCGCCAGGTCGGCATCCTGGAGCGCACCGTGCGGCCGCCGGCACGCTACCGCGAAACCGGCGCACGGCCCGACTGGGCGGCGCTGGTGAAGGAAGGCAGCGTGCAAAGGCTGACGGTGAAGCCGGAGCAGGTCGGCCTGCCGCGTGGCGACGAACCCTTCATCGAGCTCTGGTTCGGCCATCTCAACCAGCCCGACGTCGGCCGTGCGCTGCTCGGCGACACCAGCTGGAACAACCTGATGGCGCAGCTCAAGCCCAACGAGCAGGCGATCTTCGTGATCCGCAGCGCCGGCAAGGAATCCTTCAAGGGCTCCGGCTTCGTGCGCGGCGGGCTCTACGACCGGGTGCAGGTGCGCCAGGGCCAGGACGCCTTCACCTTCCGCGACCTCGACTACCTCAACCTCTACGGTCTCGCGGCGCCGGGCGCGCCCGCCTTCAACGAGTCGGCGATCTTCATCATCCGCTCGGATGCCTTCTCCGCCGCCTACCCGTGGAAGTTCATCTTCCTCGGCAACCGGGTCGACCGCGAAACCGGCGCGCGCAGCTTCGCCAACTTCGACAGCGAATACTGGCTGCCGGCGCACTACCTCGAAGGCGGCCGCCCCGAGGTGAAGAAGCCGGCGCCGCCGTGGCTGAGGGTGTGGCAGACGCGTACCGTCGAAATCGCCGCCTTCGCCGCGCTGCTGCTGGCGGTGGGCGTGGTCTATGCCCAGCGCGACCGCCTCACGCGCGCCGCTACGCGCACCAACAAGTGGCCGGTCAATGCCTTCAAATACACCGGCTGGGTGATCAGCATCGGTTTCGTCGGCTTCCACCTGATGGCGCAGCCCTCGATCACCCAGGTGCTCACCTGGTTCCACGCGCTGCTGTTCCAGTGGCAGTGGGAGCTCTTCCTCACCGACCCCTTCATCTTCCTGTTCTGGATCTTCATCATCGTCACCGTCTTCCTGTGGGGCCGGGGACTGTTCTGCGGCTGGCTGTGCCCCTTCGGCTCGCTCTCCGAACTGCTCTACAAGATCGGCGGCGCGGCCGGGTTGAAGCGCTGGCAGTTCAAACTGCCCAAGCGCTGGCACAACCGGCTGAAGTGGGTGAAGTACGGCGTGTTCGCCGGCCTGCTGGCGGTGTCGGTGTTCTCGATGGGGCTGGCAGAAATGCTGGCCGAGGTCGAACCCTTCAAGACCACCTTCCTGGTCGGCATCTTCAACCGCAGCTGGCCCTACACCCTGTTCGCCGCCGGCCTGCTCGGGCTGTCGATCTTCACCGAGCGGCCGTTCTGCAAGTACCTGTGCCCGCTCGGCGCCTCGCTGGCAATGCCGACGACCTTCCGCTGGTTCGGCCTCAAGCGCAAGCAGGAATGCACCAGCTGCAAGGCCTGCGCGGTCGGCTGCGGCTCGCAGGCGATCGACGACGACGGCCGCATCGACCAGCGCGAATGCCTGCACTGCCTGGACTGCATGGTGCTGTACACCGACGACCACGCCTGTCCGCCGCTGGTCCAGGAGCGCAAGCGCCGCAGCAAGGCCGGTCTGGCGATCACTCCAATCGGCGCCGACGGCTATTACATCCCGATCAAGCCGGTGCCGGCCGCTAAGGCCGCGGACTGA
- a CDS encoding DNA-binding transcriptional regulator has translation MKNTENFDVREIRRKLGMNQSQFWSKIGVTQSGGSRYESGRNIPRPVQALLRLVHIEQIDINKVKKDDVEVAEYLKATNPDLYKTLKKEAKAKRKERS, from the coding sequence ATGAAAAACACGGAAAACTTCGACGTTCGCGAGATCCGCCGCAAGCTCGGCATGAACCAGTCGCAGTTCTGGTCCAAGATCGGCGTGACCCAAAGCGGCGGCTCCCGTTACGAAAGCGGTCGCAACATCCCGCGCCCGGTGCAGGCCCTGCTCCGCCTCGTGCATATCGAACAGATCGATATCAACAAGGTCAAGAAGGACGACGTTGAAGTCGCCGAGTACCTGAAGGCGACCAACCCGGATCTGTACAAGACCCTCAAAAAGGAAGCCAAGGCCAAGCGCAAGGAACGCAGCTGA
- the queD gene encoding 6-carboxytetrahydropterin synthase QueD — MRITRRLEFDAGHRIPDHASQCRHLHGHRYAIEITLSGDIIDAAGQPVNGMVMDFGDVKKLANEHVVSRWDHAFLVYRGDTAVADFLTSLPGHKTVVLDVVPTAENLAATAFRILDPVYHDIYGNHLRLERVRLFETPNCWADAVRAEV, encoded by the coding sequence ATGCGCATCACCCGTCGGCTGGAATTCGACGCCGGCCATCGCATTCCGGACCACGCCAGCCAGTGCCGTCATCTGCACGGACATCGCTACGCCATCGAGATCACGCTTTCGGGTGACATCATCGACGCCGCCGGACAGCCGGTCAATGGCATGGTGATGGACTTCGGCGACGTCAAGAAGCTTGCCAACGAACATGTCGTCAGCCGCTGGGACCACGCTTTCCTGGTCTATCGCGGCGACACCGCCGTCGCCGACTTCCTGACCTCGCTGCCCGGCCACAAGACGGTGGTGCTCGACGTCGTACCGACGGCGGAAAACCTCGCCGCCACCGCATTCCGCATCCTCGATCCTGTCTATCACGACATCTACGGCAACCACCTGCGCCTGGAGCGGGTACGCCTGTTCGAGACGCCCAACTGCTGGGCGGACGCAGTGCGCGCCGAAGTCTGA
- a CDS encoding radical SAM protein translates to MNSSIKPLDGQLSVRNHDRDLAGLTYVYPVLSRRAGGVSVGINLNPNNACNWHCVYCQVPGLVRGKAPPIDLALLEEELRLFLGALIHGDWLTRNAPEGLRVVRDIAFSGNGEPTSAAVFPEAIALAIRLRAEFGLSGERGDAVPLRLITNGSLMAQSRVQDGVRRLGEAGGEVWFKVDAGTPDAIERINGVRLEPEAVARHLAQSCALCPTWVQTCMFRWDGEAPDEAALEAYLGVLEEAGVGKLQGVLLYGIARPSMQPEAGHLEPLSAEELEAIGECLRQRGLTVRVSP, encoded by the coding sequence ATGAATTCCAGTATCAAACCGCTAGATGGTCAGCTTTCCGTCCGCAATCATGATCGCGATCTCGCCGGTCTGACTTACGTCTACCCGGTGCTGTCGCGGCGCGCCGGCGGCGTTTCCGTCGGCATCAACCTGAATCCCAACAATGCCTGCAACTGGCATTGCGTGTATTGCCAGGTTCCCGGGCTGGTGCGCGGCAAGGCGCCGCCGATCGACCTCGCCTTGCTGGAAGAGGAATTGCGCCTGTTCCTCGGTGCGCTGATACATGGCGACTGGCTGACGCGCAATGCGCCGGAGGGGCTGCGTGTGGTACGCGATATCGCCTTTTCCGGCAACGGCGAGCCGACCAGTGCGGCCGTGTTCCCGGAGGCGATTGCGCTTGCCATCCGCTTGCGGGCCGAATTCGGGCTCAGTGGGGAGCGGGGCGATGCGGTGCCGCTACGGCTTATTACCAATGGCAGCCTGATGGCGCAGTCGCGCGTGCAGGACGGCGTGCGCCGGCTGGGGGAGGCCGGGGGCGAGGTGTGGTTCAAGGTCGATGCCGGAACGCCCGACGCGATCGAGCGCATCAATGGCGTGCGGCTGGAGCCGGAGGCGGTTGCACGTCATCTGGCGCAAAGTTGCGCCTTGTGTCCCACCTGGGTGCAGACCTGCATGTTCCGTTGGGACGGCGAGGCACCCGACGAGGCTGCGCTTGAAGCCTATCTGGGCGTGCTCGAAGAGGCGGGTGTCGGCAAGCTGCAGGGGGTTTTGCTGTACGGCATTGCGAGGCCGTCGATGCAACCGGAAGCCGGCCATCTGGAGCCGCTGTCTGCGGAGGAACTGGAAGCGATAGGCGAATGCCTGCGCCAACGGGGGCTGACGGTGCGCGTCAGTCCCTGA
- the nosZ gene encoding TAT-dependent nitrous-oxide reductase yields MSREQDNMPDAQPDQSRRRFLNTAAVAGLAGASMTVGLSACNQEKKAAPAAAAPAAAVADDGHGPHLKPGELDTYYGLWSGGHTGDFRVLGLPSGRELHRVPCFVPDALVGWGITNESKAIMGTKPDGSLKYTVGDTHHTHASYKDGNYDGRYAWINDKINSRIARIRLDYFICDKITELPNVQGFHGIFPDKRDPVDPAINYTTRVFCGAEFHIPLPNDGRDMETPEKYRTLFSCVDAESMEVRWQVLIDGNCDLVATSYDGKLAATNQYNTEGGFRYEGMMSAERDACLFFNIARIEAAVKAGKFTTFGNSKVPVVDGTRAANADPKTALTAYVSVPKNPHGVNASPDGKYFICAGKLSPTATVIELAKVLEWFEGTLPELDKAIVAEVEIGLGPLHTAFDGRGNAYTTLFLDSQIVKWNVDAAIKFQAGDQNAKYVVDRLDVTYQPGHINASQSETMFADGKWLAVGCKFSKDRFLPVGPLHAETEQLVDISGEKMKLVADHPVRPEPHDFIIFKRELLRPKQIYDMNEFPLAVKDQKEAGVFREGKKVTVKIASLAPAFEPREFKVKLGDEVTIILTNLDKVEDLTHGFAIPKYNVNFIVNPQETKSVTFKADKLGVYWCYCTHFCHALHLEMRTRMIVEA; encoded by the coding sequence ATGAGCCGAGAACAAGACAACATGCCGGACGCCCAGCCGGACCAGAGCCGCCGCAGGTTCCTGAATACCGCGGCGGTCGCGGGTCTTGCCGGAGCCAGCATGACTGTAGGCCTGTCGGCCTGCAACCAGGAGAAGAAAGCTGCTCCGGCGGCCGCTGCGCCTGCCGCGGCAGTGGCCGACGACGGCCACGGCCCCCACCTCAAGCCGGGTGAGCTCGACACCTACTACGGATTGTGGAGCGGTGGCCACACCGGCGACTTCCGCGTGCTCGGCCTGCCCTCGGGGCGTGAACTGCACCGCGTGCCCTGCTTCGTGCCGGATGCGCTGGTCGGCTGGGGGATCACCAACGAATCCAAGGCCATCATGGGCACCAAGCCCGACGGCAGCCTGAAATACACCGTCGGCGATACCCACCACACCCATGCGTCCTACAAGGACGGCAACTACGACGGCCGCTACGCCTGGATCAACGACAAGATCAACAGCCGCATCGCCCGTATCAGGCTCGACTACTTCATCTGCGACAAGATCACCGAACTGCCCAATGTGCAGGGCTTCCACGGCATCTTTCCGGACAAGCGCGACCCGGTCGATCCGGCGATCAACTACACCACGCGGGTATTCTGCGGGGCCGAGTTCCATATTCCGCTGCCCAACGACGGTCGCGACATGGAAACGCCGGAGAAGTACCGCACGCTGTTCTCCTGCGTGGATGCGGAGAGCATGGAAGTGCGCTGGCAGGTGCTGATCGACGGCAACTGCGACCTCGTTGCGACGTCCTACGACGGCAAGCTTGCCGCGACCAACCAGTACAACACCGAGGGTGGCTTCCGTTACGAAGGCATGATGTCGGCCGAGCGCGACGCCTGCCTGTTCTTCAACATCGCCCGCATCGAAGCCGCGGTGAAGGCCGGCAAGTTCACCACCTTCGGCAATTCGAAGGTGCCGGTGGTCGATGGCACCCGTGCCGCCAACGCCGACCCCAAGACCGCGCTCACTGCCTATGTGTCGGTGCCGAAAAACCCGCACGGCGTGAATGCCAGCCCGGATGGCAAGTACTTCATCTGCGCCGGCAAGCTGTCGCCGACCGCGACCGTGATCGAACTCGCCAAGGTGCTGGAATGGTTCGAGGGCACGCTGCCCGAACTCGACAAGGCCATCGTCGCCGAGGTCGAGATCGGCCTCGGTCCGCTGCACACTGCGTTCGACGGCCGCGGCAACGCCTACACCACGCTCTTCCTCGACAGCCAGATCGTGAAGTGGAATGTCGACGCGGCAATCAAGTTCCAGGCTGGCGACCAGAACGCCAAGTACGTGGTCGACCGCCTCGACGTCACCTATCAGCCGGGTCATATCAATGCCTCGCAGTCGGAAACCATGTTTGCCGACGGAAAGTGGCTGGCGGTGGGCTGCAAGTTCTCCAAGGACCGCTTCCTGCCGGTCGGCCCGCTGCACGCCGAGACCGAGCAGCTGGTCGACATCTCCGGCGAGAAGATGAAGCTGGTGGCCGATCACCCGGTGCGCCCCGAGCCGCACGACTTCATCATTTTCAAGCGCGAGCTGCTGCGTCCGAAGCAGATCTACGACATGAACGAGTTCCCGCTCGCGGTCAAGGATCAGAAGGAAGCCGGTGTGTTCCGCGAGGGCAAGAAGGTCACGGTGAAGATTGCCTCGCTGGCGCCGGCCTTCGAGCCGCGCGAGTTCAAGGTCAAGCTGGGCGACGAGGTCACCATCATCCTGACCAACCTCGACAAGGTCGAGGACCTGACGCACGGCTTCGCCATCCCGAAGTACAACGTCAATTTCATCGTCAATCCGCAGGAAACCAAGTCCGTCACCTTCAAGGCCGACAAGCTCGGGGTGTACTGGTGCTACTGCACCCACTTCTGCCACGCGCTGCACCTCGAGATGCGCACCCGGATGATCGTGGAAGCCTGA
- a CDS encoding aspartate kinase, with product MALIVQKYGGTSVGSPERIKNVASKVAKFRAEGHQVVVVVSAMSGETNRLIALAKDVAAKPDPRELDVVISTGEQVTIGLLCMALQDIGVPAKSYTGGQVRILTDNAHTKARILNIDEAPIRKDLDSGSVVVVAGFQGVDEHGNITTLGRGGSDTTGVALAAALKADECQIYTDVDGVYTTDPRIVPEARKLDTITFEEMLEMASLGSKVLQIRSVEFAGKYKVKLRVLSSFQEGGEGTLITVEEDKNMEQPVISGIAFNRDEAKLTVLGVPDKPGIAYQILGPIADANLDVDMIIQNVGHDGTTDFSFTVARGDLDKAVAILEGVRSHIGARAIEGDKTMCKVSIVGVGMRSHPGVASKMFRTLAEEGINIQMISTSEIKISVAIDEKYLELAVRVLHKAFGLDQGV from the coding sequence ATGGCACTGATAGTTCAGAAGTACGGCGGCACCTCGGTGGGCAGCCCTGAGCGCATCAAGAACGTCGCCAGCAAGGTGGCGAAGTTCCGCGCGGAGGGCCACCAGGTGGTCGTCGTGGTGTCGGCCATGAGCGGTGAAACCAACCGCCTCATCGCGCTGGCGAAAGATGTTGCGGCCAAGCCCGATCCGCGTGAGCTCGACGTGGTGATTTCCACCGGCGAACAGGTCACGATCGGCCTGCTGTGCATGGCGCTGCAGGACATCGGCGTGCCGGCCAAGAGCTACACCGGCGGCCAGGTGCGCATCCTCACCGACAACGCCCATACCAAGGCCCGTATCCTGAACATCGACGAGGCGCCGATCCGCAAGGATCTCGACAGCGGTTCCGTCGTTGTCGTAGCCGGCTTCCAGGGCGTGGACGAGCACGGCAACATCACCACGCTCGGCCGTGGCGGCTCGGACACCACCGGCGTGGCGCTGGCCGCGGCGTTGAAGGCCGACGAGTGCCAGATCTATACCGACGTCGACGGCGTCTATACCACCGACCCGCGCATCGTCCCCGAAGCCCGCAAGCTGGACACCATCACCTTCGAGGAAATGCTCGAGATGGCCAGCCTGGGCTCCAAGGTGCTGCAGATCCGCTCGGTCGAATTCGCCGGCAAGTACAAGGTCAAGCTGCGCGTCCTCTCGAGCTTCCAGGAAGGAGGAGAGGGCACGCTCATCACCGTTGAGGAAGACAAGAACATGGAACAGCCCGTTATCTCCGGCATCGCCTTCAACCGCGACGAAGCCAAGCTCACCGTGCTCGGCGTGCCCGACAAGCCCGGTATTGCCTACCAGATCCTCGGGCCGATCGCCGACGCCAACCTCGACGTCGACATGATCATCCAGAACGTCGGCCATGACGGCACCACCGATTTCTCCTTTACTGTCGCCCGCGGCGACCTGGACAAGGCGGTTGCCATCCTGGAAGGTGTCAGGAGCCACATCGGCGCGCGCGCGATCGAAGGCGACAAGACCATGTGCAAGGTCTCCATCGTCGGCGTCGGCATGCGTTCGCATCCGGGCGTGGCATCCAAGATGTTCCGTACCCTGGCCGAGGAAGGCATCAACATCCAGATGATCTCCACCTCCGAGATCAAGATCTCGGTGGCGATCGACGAGAAGTACCTGGAACTGGCCGTGCGCGTGCTGCACAAGGCCTTCGGCCTCGACCAGGGCGTCTGA
- a CDS encoding fatty acid desaturase encodes MISGLFDLPWWGYIVVALVLTHITIASVTIFLHRHQAHRALELHAIPSHFFRFWLWLTTGMVTKEWAAIHRKHHAKCETVDDPHSPQTRGIMKVLLEGAELYRAEAKNQETLQRYGHGTPDDWLERNVYRHNIVGISLMMIINLICFGPIGLTIWAVQMVWIPFWAAGVVNGLGHFWGYRNFDCTDASTNLFPWGILIGGEELHNNHHSFATSAKLSAKWYEFDIGWMYIRLMEIVRLAKARKTIPLPKFGEAKGMVDFDTLQAVITHRYDVMTRYMASLKQTCSEEIERLKATHGSVLDAKALKRWVLSGEERHLAAGQKQQLELLLKDSKALATVVTMREELAAIWARSNATREQLLGQLHDWIVRAEQSGIQQLQEFSLRLRRYAL; translated from the coding sequence ATGATATCCGGGTTGTTCGATCTCCCGTGGTGGGGCTACATCGTCGTCGCCCTCGTCCTGACCCACATCACCATCGCTTCGGTGACCATCTTCCTGCACCGTCACCAGGCGCATCGGGCGCTGGAACTGCATGCGATTCCGAGCCATTTCTTCCGCTTCTGGCTGTGGTTGACCACCGGCATGGTCACCAAGGAGTGGGCGGCCATCCATCGCAAGCACCACGCCAAGTGCGAAACGGTCGATGACCCGCACAGCCCGCAGACACGCGGCATCATGAAGGTGCTGCTCGAAGGTGCCGAGCTTTACCGGGCCGAGGCAAAGAATCAGGAAACCCTGCAGCGTTACGGCCACGGCACGCCCGACGACTGGCTCGAACGCAATGTCTATCGCCACAACATCGTCGGCATCTCGCTGATGATGATCATCAACCTGATCTGCTTCGGGCCGATCGGCCTGACGATCTGGGCTGTGCAGATGGTCTGGATTCCGTTCTGGGCGGCCGGCGTGGTCAATGGCCTGGGCCATTTCTGGGGCTATCGCAATTTCGATTGCACCGATGCCTCCACCAACCTGTTCCCCTGGGGCATCCTCATCGGCGGCGAGGAACTGCACAACAATCACCACAGCTTTGCCACTTCGGCCAAGCTGTCTGCCAAGTGGTACGAGTTCGACATAGGCTGGATGTACATCCGCCTGATGGAAATCGTCCGGCTGGCCAAGGCGCGCAAGACCATCCCGCTGCCGAAGTTCGGCGAAGCCAAGGGCATGGTCGACTTCGACACGCTGCAGGCGGTGATCACCCATCGTTATGATGTCATGACCCGCTACATGGCCAGCCTGAAGCAGACCTGCTCGGAAGAGATCGAGCGGCTCAAGGCGACCCACGGCAGCGTGCTCGACGCCAAGGCGCTCAAGCGCTGGGTACTGTCCGGCGAGGAGCGTCACCTTGCGGCCGGCCAGAAGCAGCAGCTCGAACTGCTGCTCAAGGACAGCAAGGCGCTGGCGACGGTGGTGACGATGCGCGAGGAACTGGCCGCGATCTGGGCACGTTCCAACGCGACCCGCGAACAATTGCTGGGCCAGTTGCACGACTGGATCGTGCGCGCGGAGCAGAGCGGCATCCAGCAGTTGCAGGAGTTCTCGCTCCGCCTGCGGCGTTACGCACTCTGA